In a single window of the Pseudomonas sp. B21-015 genome:
- a CDS encoding amidotransferase yields MSLRICILETDILRPELVDQYQGYGQMFQRLFSQQPIAAEFTVYNVMQGDYPSDDLTFDAYLVTGSKADSFGTDPWIQTLKTYLLKRYERGDKLLGVCFGHQLLALLLGGKSERATQGWGVGTHNYKLAAKAPWMSPVREELTLLISHQDQVTALPENATVIASSDFCPFAAYHINDQVLCFQGHPEFIHDYSRALLEIRQQHLGEQVYQKGVASLEHPHHGATVAEWMMRFVAHKPEGEAAKS; encoded by the coding sequence ATGTCGTTACGCATCTGCATTCTGGAAACCGACATCCTGCGTCCGGAACTGGTCGATCAATATCAGGGTTACGGGCAGATGTTCCAGCGTCTGTTTTCGCAGCAACCCATCGCGGCCGAATTCACCGTGTACAACGTGATGCAGGGCGATTATCCCAGCGATGACCTGACCTTCGATGCGTATCTGGTCACCGGCAGCAAGGCCGATTCCTTTGGCACCGATCCGTGGATTCAAACCCTCAAGACGTACCTGCTCAAGCGCTACGAACGTGGCGACAAACTGCTGGGCGTGTGCTTCGGCCATCAACTGCTGGCGCTGCTATTGGGCGGCAAGAGCGAGCGGGCGACCCAGGGCTGGGGCGTCGGCACCCACAATTACAAACTCGCGGCCAAGGCGCCGTGGATGAGCCCGGTGAGGGAAGAGCTGACGTTGCTGATCAGCCACCAGGATCAGGTCACCGCGCTACCGGAAAACGCTACGGTGATTGCCTCGAGCGATTTCTGCCCGTTCGCCGCGTACCACATCAACGATCAAGTGCTGTGCTTCCAGGGGCATCCGGAGTTCATTCACGATTACTCACGGGCGCTGCTGGAAATCCGTCAGCAACATCTGGGCGAACAGGTTTATCAGAAGGGCGTGGCGAGCCTGGAGCATCCACACCATGGCGCCACCGTTGCGGAGTGGATGATGCGGTTTGTGGCGCACAAGCCTGAGGGTGAAGCGGCTAAAAGCTAA